A single region of the candidate division TA06 bacterium genome encodes:
- a CDS encoding trehalose-6-phosphate synthase: protein MKINLTIIISILLTAGLVALGFTSWQVYQERQRLHIDLERRAVLLGESISDGLVAQLEKGRIKPVQRIIDRVNQSSSRLSGLAVYDLRDSIVALTEGFIPHKSAVVEFRNRQFGSDSLAASFQRSGGRQVYLFIRALSGDSLKAGMLVAVYDASYIDRQIAGIWKGSFIRWFVQALVIAFVTLLVIRWSILRPLDTLVDWMRDIRTSGKSRGRPPPAFFEPLKKEVDQMADTIAEARAMATEEAKLRATAEAIWTPERLKEEVRQLLDGRVLVAVSNREPYMHVHRGKAVDCIVPASGLVTAMEPVLKACGGIWVAAGMGDADRETVDDKNVIRVPPDDPRYTLRRVWMSKEEEEGFYYGFSNEGLWPLCHVAHARPTFRIEDWRYYQEINIRFADVVIEEVHGLEKPLILVQDYHFALLPRLIKKRRPDAQVAIFWHIPWPNPESFGICPWQKDLLYGMLGADMIGFHTQYHCNNFMETVDRALESQITWEHFSVKIAGHTTLVKPFPISIAFTPRDFEATGTPSTVGELLKEYGIKAEIIGVGVDRIDYTKGIVERFLAIERFLERYPAYQGKFTFVELGAPSRTHIKRYADMVSEVEAEAERINWRFKTKEWRPILFLKKHHSHQDIQPWYRAAQVCLVTSLHDGMNLVAKEFIASRGTNDGTLILSRFAGAARELRDALIVNPYDVEQTAEALRFALEMPVAEQQERMQRMRQQLVSHNIYLWAADLIRELTAIRLPVNTAGGPKTEETGAT, encoded by the coding sequence ATGAAGATAAACCTTACCATAATCATTTCCATTCTGCTGACAGCAGGGCTGGTGGCGCTGGGGTTTACCTCCTGGCAGGTCTACCAGGAGAGGCAACGCCTTCATATTGATCTGGAACGCCGGGCAGTCTTGCTGGGTGAAAGCATCAGCGATGGCCTGGTTGCACAGTTGGAGAAGGGTCGAATCAAACCAGTACAGAGGATAATCGACCGGGTCAACCAAAGCTCTTCCCGTCTGAGCGGACTGGCGGTATATGATTTAAGAGACAGCATTGTGGCGCTGACAGAGGGATTCATTCCGCATAAGTCGGCGGTTGTGGAGTTCCGGAACCGGCAGTTTGGCTCAGATAGCTTAGCGGCTTCCTTCCAGCGAAGCGGAGGCCGACAGGTGTATCTTTTCATACGGGCGCTATCCGGGGATTCCCTGAAGGCGGGCATGTTGGTAGCCGTTTATGATGCCAGCTACATAGACCGACAGATAGCGGGTATTTGGAAGGGCAGTTTCATCCGGTGGTTCGTGCAGGCACTGGTCATTGCCTTTGTAACGTTATTGGTTATACGCTGGAGCATCTTGCGGCCATTGGATACACTGGTTGACTGGATGAGGGATATTCGCACCAGCGGCAAATCGCGAGGTCGCCCTCCCCCGGCTTTTTTTGAGCCTTTGAAGAAAGAGGTTGACCAGATGGCCGATACCATAGCGGAAGCAAGGGCCATGGCTACCGAGGAAGCCAAACTGCGAGCTACCGCTGAGGCTATATGGACCCCGGAACGCCTTAAAGAGGAGGTGCGTCAGCTGCTGGATGGCCGGGTATTGGTTGCCGTATCCAATCGCGAGCCTTATATGCATGTCCACCGGGGCAAGGCGGTCGATTGCATAGTCCCGGCCAGCGGGCTGGTTACCGCCATGGAACCGGTGCTCAAGGCCTGCGGAGGAATATGGGTGGCGGCGGGCATGGGCGATGCCGACCGGGAAACGGTTGACGACAAGAATGTGATACGGGTGCCGCCCGATGATCCCCGCTATACTCTGCGCAGGGTCTGGATGTCCAAGGAAGAGGAGGAAGGTTTCTACTATGGGTTTTCCAACGAAGGTCTGTGGCCCCTCTGTCATGTGGCCCATGCCCGTCCCACCTTCCGGATCGAAGATTGGCGGTACTACCAGGAGATAAACATCCGGTTCGCCGATGTGGTGATCGAGGAGGTCCACGGACTGGAAAAGCCCTTGATACTGGTTCAGGATTACCATTTTGCCCTATTGCCCCGCCTGATCAAGAAGCGGCGGCCCGATGCCCAGGTGGCAATCTTTTGGCACATACCCTGGCCCAATCCGGAGTCTTTCGGGATCTGTCCCTGGCAGAAGGACCTTCTGTATGGAATGCTGGGCGCGGATATGATAGGTTTCCATACCCAGTATCACTGCAATAACTTCATGGAGACGGTTGACCGGGCGCTGGAATCGCAGATAACCTGGGAGCATTTTTCGGTCAAGATCGCCGGACATACCACCCTGGTGAAGCCGTTTCCCATCAGCATTGCCTTTACACCCCGGGATTTTGAAGCAACTGGTACTCCGTCCACGGTCGGGGAGCTCCTTAAGGAATACGGCATCAAGGCTGAAATCATCGGTGTCGGGGTTGACCGTATAGATTACACCAAGGGCATCGTCGAGCGTTTTCTGGCCATCGAACGTTTTCTGGAGCGTTATCCGGCCTATCAGGGAAAGTTCACATTCGTGGAGCTGGGCGCCCCCAGCCGCACCCACATCAAGCGCTATGCCGACATGGTCAGCGAGGTGGAAGCTGAGGCCGAACGCATCAACTGGCGCTTCAAGACCAAGGAATGGAGACCGATCCTTTTCCTGAAAAAACATCACAGCCATCAGGATATCCAGCCGTGGTACCGGGCCGCCCAAGTGTGCCTGGTCACTTCGCTTCATGACGGCATGAACCTGGTAGCCAAAGAATTCATCGCCTCGCGCGGGACCAACGATGGGACGTTGATCCTGAGCCGTTTTGCCGGGGCTGCCCGTGAGCTGCGGGATGCGCTGATAGTCAATCCCTACGATGTCGAACAGACGGCCGAAGCCTTACGGTTTGCCCTGGAGATGCCGGTTGCCGAACAACAGGAAAGGATGCAGCGGATGCGGCAGCAGCTGGTCTCGCACAACATCTATCTGTGGGCCGCCGACCTGATAAGAGAACTGACGGCCATCCGCCTACCAGTAAATACCGCCGGCGGGCCCAAGACCGAAGAGACAGGTGCCACATGA